The proteins below are encoded in one region of Nocardioides marmorisolisilvae:
- a CDS encoding thiamine pyrophosphate-binding protein produces the protein MTITNEGTQAVANDVSPKDRLNGARAVAQALIDNGVTDLFGIHGYINPVIEEACRLGARMWHFRHEQAAGFAAEAYGRMTRRPAVFFVSASAGMANALSSLSQGIGTRSPIILLVGQHGTAGDRLGILQEGYAADCFESVAKWTKRLTDWELNSYWVRKALVDSVTYPAGPVVLELPLNNQWAYGDAPQRKYVPGQGALPVVPMTQADPARIDRAVELLHNAERPVIIAGDGVHWSDGSAEITALAEYLNAPTGGRRTARGVIDERHPLALKSSFRGPLLRSADVLLTVGLRAGELESWFETPDWPDASRVTYIQAQESAEDVWWGLDSEVNLVGSSKLLLRQLLDGLRECAGSDAPRERPDWLQTLATAREKAEEARTAYLDRVTDRTPIHTKELAEAIAAEANEDAIFIYDSYQGSLYLTDAVSAIESGQILDAGPRVALGQGVGMCFGAGIAKPGRQIVSLIGDGGIGLAGMDIETLTRYEVPAVLVILNNSSWGGNSLMHDDIQPNIGSWDMTPGLRYDKVFEPFGCHVEHVENSADLRPALRRAFDSGKVAVVNVVADSESIEASVPWLRLKIGEFYSRGIDDLPDAIRQHFRVLPAIEILRLHKSAADNGTQIPMSFMASLSDRSESELIELADKTSYRY, from the coding sequence ATGACCATCACAAATGAGGGCACGCAAGCGGTCGCCAACGACGTCTCGCCGAAGGACCGGCTCAACGGCGCGCGAGCTGTTGCACAAGCGCTCATAGACAACGGTGTCACAGACCTGTTCGGCATTCACGGGTACATCAACCCTGTGATCGAGGAGGCCTGTCGCCTTGGCGCCCGCATGTGGCACTTCCGCCACGAGCAGGCGGCCGGCTTCGCAGCAGAGGCCTACGGCCGCATGACACGGCGACCCGCGGTCTTCTTCGTCTCCGCGTCCGCGGGCATGGCCAACGCACTGTCCTCGCTCTCTCAGGGCATCGGCACCCGCAGCCCGATCATCCTCCTGGTCGGCCAGCACGGCACCGCCGGCGACCGGCTCGGCATCCTGCAGGAGGGCTATGCCGCCGACTGCTTCGAGTCGGTCGCGAAGTGGACCAAGCGGCTGACCGACTGGGAGCTCAACTCATACTGGGTCCGCAAGGCGCTGGTCGACTCGGTGACCTACCCCGCCGGTCCGGTGGTCCTGGAGCTCCCGCTCAACAACCAGTGGGCCTACGGCGACGCGCCACAACGGAAGTACGTCCCGGGGCAGGGCGCCCTACCCGTCGTGCCCATGACCCAGGCCGACCCGGCGCGCATCGACCGCGCAGTCGAGCTCCTACACAACGCCGAGCGGCCGGTCATCATCGCAGGCGACGGCGTGCACTGGTCGGACGGATCTGCCGAGATCACCGCGCTGGCCGAGTACCTCAACGCGCCCACCGGCGGTCGGCGCACCGCTCGAGGCGTGATCGATGAGCGCCACCCACTCGCCCTCAAGTCAAGTTTCCGCGGACCGCTGCTGCGCTCGGCCGACGTCCTGCTCACCGTTGGTCTCCGCGCAGGTGAGCTGGAGTCGTGGTTCGAGACTCCCGACTGGCCGGACGCCTCGCGCGTCACCTATATCCAGGCGCAGGAGAGCGCCGAGGACGTCTGGTGGGGCCTGGACTCCGAGGTGAACCTCGTCGGCTCCAGCAAGCTGCTCCTTAGACAGCTGCTCGACGGGCTCCGCGAGTGTGCGGGCTCCGACGCCCCCCGAGAGCGGCCCGACTGGCTCCAGACGCTGGCCACGGCTCGTGAGAAGGCCGAGGAGGCGCGCACCGCCTACCTCGACCGGGTCACCGACCGCACCCCGATCCACACCAAAGAACTGGCCGAGGCGATCGCCGCGGAGGCGAACGAAGACGCGATCTTCATCTACGACTCCTACCAGGGCTCGCTGTACCTGACCGACGCCGTCTCCGCGATTGAGTCCGGGCAGATCCTCGACGCGGGTCCGCGGGTGGCACTCGGCCAGGGCGTCGGCATGTGCTTCGGCGCCGGCATCGCCAAGCCGGGACGCCAGATCGTAAGTCTGATCGGGGACGGAGGCATCGGACTGGCCGGCATGGACATCGAGACCCTGACCCGCTACGAGGTTCCTGCCGTGCTCGTGATCCTCAACAACAGCTCGTGGGGCGGCAACTCGCTCATGCACGACGACATCCAGCCCAACATCGGGTCTTGGGACATGACGCCCGGTCTGCGCTACGACAAGGTCTTCGAGCCCTTCGGCTGCCACGTCGAGCACGTAGAGAACTCCGCCGACCTCCGCCCCGCGCTGCGACGCGCCTTTGACTCGGGCAAGGTCGCGGTCGTCAACGTGGTCGCCGACTCTGAGAGCATCGAGGCCTCGGTGCCGTGGCTTCGCCTGAAGATCGGCGAGTTCTACAGCCGCGGCATCGACGACCTTCCCGACGCGATCCGCCAGCACTTCCGTGTCCTGCCGGCCATCGAGATCCTGCGGCTTCACAAGTCTGCCGCAGACAACGGCACACAAATCCCGATGTCCTTCATGGCCTCGCTCTCCGATCGGTCCGAGTCCGAGCTCATAGAACTTGCCGACAAGACTTCGTACCGCTACTGA
- a CDS encoding phenylacetate--CoA ligase family protein codes for MTVTPKSAHSETDEFWDRKRETRDPREREALVLERLQRQLHRAYAGVPFYRRRYDVAGFHPSQVKTLADFTARVPVVTKKELVADQQEHPPFGSYAAVPREALMRVHGSSGTSGVPTLYGISAADWLRSEEVCRMALWSAGVRPRHLVQISFPFGLFIGGWGLLQACECLGAAAFPVGSLMPTDQQIDHIVKLGVDVLVATPSYAMHLGRRAVERGIDLGAAGLRTVIVAGEPGGSISEIRKSMTTSLGGAFVVDLGAGASSEMHPFYANVGCTHAEGGVHLIQDENYTEVVDRDDPHISVPVGERGGLVATHLWRESQPMIRFWLGDESYLSDELCACGRTFPRLPEGVIGRLDDMLLIRGANVYPSAIEAIVNSHPDTGSEFRIIVDRASELDELTVEVEADVDPAAQEARAIAATLAADLKARLMVRARVEVVAPGTFEPQVFKARRVVDRRGRT; via the coding sequence GTGACCGTGACGCCGAAGTCCGCGCACAGCGAGACCGATGAGTTCTGGGACCGTAAGCGCGAGACACGCGACCCTCGGGAGCGGGAGGCCTTGGTGCTGGAGCGCCTGCAGCGCCAGCTTCACCGGGCATATGCTGGGGTGCCGTTCTACCGACGCAGATACGACGTCGCTGGGTTTCACCCGAGCCAAGTCAAGACGCTGGCCGACTTCACCGCCCGTGTCCCTGTGGTCACCAAGAAGGAACTGGTCGCAGATCAGCAAGAGCACCCGCCGTTTGGGAGCTATGCGGCTGTCCCCCGGGAGGCACTGATGCGCGTGCACGGATCGTCAGGCACGTCTGGCGTACCCACGCTGTACGGGATCTCCGCCGCTGACTGGCTTCGCAGCGAGGAAGTGTGCCGCATGGCCCTGTGGTCGGCCGGTGTCCGCCCGCGACACCTCGTGCAGATCTCATTTCCTTTCGGGCTCTTCATCGGGGGATGGGGCCTGCTGCAGGCATGCGAGTGCCTCGGGGCCGCGGCGTTCCCCGTCGGTAGTCTGATGCCGACCGACCAGCAGATCGACCACATCGTCAAGCTCGGCGTGGACGTCCTGGTCGCCACCCCGTCCTACGCCATGCACCTCGGTCGTCGCGCAGTGGAACGCGGCATCGACCTCGGCGCCGCGGGCCTCCGCACGGTCATCGTCGCCGGCGAGCCCGGCGGCAGCATCTCGGAGATCCGGAAGAGCATGACCACCAGCCTCGGCGGCGCCTTCGTCGTCGACCTGGGCGCGGGTGCGTCCTCGGAGATGCACCCCTTCTACGCCAACGTGGGATGCACCCACGCCGAGGGCGGCGTCCACCTCATCCAGGACGAGAACTACACCGAGGTCGTCGACCGCGACGACCCGCACATCAGCGTGCCGGTAGGTGAGCGCGGCGGTCTTGTGGCCACCCACCTATGGCGCGAGTCGCAGCCAATGATCCGCTTCTGGCTCGGCGACGAAAGCTACCTGTCCGACGAACTGTGCGCCTGCGGGCGCACGTTCCCACGCCTGCCCGAAGGCGTGATCGGGCGCCTCGACGACATGCTGCTCATCCGCGGCGCCAACGTCTATCCAAGTGCGATCGAAGCGATCGTCAACAGCCACCCCGACACAGGCTCAGAGTTCCGCATCATCGTGGACCGTGCGAGCGAACTCGACGAATTGACCGTCGAGGTCGAGGCGGACGTCGATCCCGCGGCGCAGGAGGCCCGCGCCATCGCAGCCACGCTGGCCGCGGACCTCAAGGCTCGCCTCATGGTGCGTGCGAGGGTCGAGGTAGTCGCGCCAGGCACGTTTGAGCCCCAGGTCTTCAAGGCCCGG
- a CDS encoding TetR/AcrR family transcriptional regulator, producing MKRERSVRSSEKLSHITAVASREITTHGFDNLAVSDIADAAGVSVGGIYRYITTKTDLLVMVCKGIYDGVREELGEIVASEGLLDEKLAAAIDAYLRACEGQRQQIAMVYREYRRLPGDAQRFFMQREQAIADVFADLLRAGAKSGVFRPADATVLAMDIVFLGHLPSFKHWALGGVVTDDELRREQVAIFMDRVRTDQ from the coding sequence GTGAAGAGGGAGCGATCTGTCCGCTCGAGTGAAAAGCTAAGCCACATCACCGCGGTGGCCTCCCGCGAGATCACAACGCACGGGTTCGACAACCTGGCCGTCAGTGACATTGCGGACGCCGCCGGCGTGAGCGTGGGCGGGATCTACCGCTACATCACCACCAAGACCGACCTGCTCGTCATGGTTTGCAAAGGCATCTACGACGGCGTGCGCGAAGAACTCGGCGAGATCGTGGCTAGCGAAGGTCTCCTCGACGAGAAGCTCGCGGCCGCCATCGACGCGTATCTGCGCGCGTGTGAGGGTCAGCGTCAACAGATCGCCATGGTTTACCGCGAGTACAGGCGTCTACCCGGCGATGCCCAGCGCTTCTTCATGCAGCGCGAGCAGGCAATCGCCGACGTGTTCGCCGATCTGCTGCGCGCCGGAGCCAAGAGCGGGGTGTTCCGCCCGGCCGACGCCACGGTGCTCGCGATGGACATCGTCTTCCTCGGCCATCTCCCTTCCTTCAAGCACTGGGCGCTCGGCGGAGTGGTGACCGACGACGAGTTGCGCCGCGAGCAGGTGGCCATCTTCATGGACCGCGTCCGCACCGATCAATGA